Part of the Ziziphus jujuba cultivar Dongzao chromosome 8, ASM3175591v1 genome is shown below.
tgtcttgtcattatttaataattaatattactgTTTCCATTCCTCAAGGTTCCGCTGACTGTTgctttgttaaattttaatgacCTTAGTAACGTTCAGTTGTTTagcaatatataattttcttttgaagaTCTTTCCAGCAAcatgtatattatatacaagAATAATTTTTCTATCCTACAGATATTCTTAAGTTAAGAAATTGTTGATGTTTATGTACATGATAAATTCTTGATGGAAAGagtttgtaaattatttaaatttaaatttatcatatatggGTATGATAAAGTTAAAAAGTGtgatatctataatttttttttttaaaaagaaaaaattatatatatgcaagaaatttaattgtttaatcCCAATCTTTCTGTAgatataacaattttttattattattattatattgtatatatagcAATCTAGATatgatgacccaaaaaaaaaaaaaataataataataaataaataaatgaagtttATAATACTTTTTGGAACAATAAATTTGTTGTAATCTACATATGGAATCTATGTGCGAAAAATCCtaacattaataaaattttgctaaatttaaaatagtctaATTTGATTGAACCCATTCAAAATAGTCTCGCGAGTCTAAGCAAATCCTGCATTGACGAGAATCacaacataaagaaaaaaaataaatattataagatCCAAATTAACCTTATGATCATGGATGAACATAAGGTAGTGTAGAAATGTTTGGCCACTATCACCATCCATCTCTGTATCAAACCATTCGATCCAGCCTAGCCGCCAAGGGAGCAACCTCAGCCAAAGGGGTGGGAAGAGGCGAATTCCGGCAGATAGGGCACGTCGGATTCAGGCGCAGCCAAGGGTCGACACACTTGAGATGGAAGAGGTGGCCACAGTCGGGAAGCAGCCTCAACATATCCTTGTCCTTGTAATCCGCCAAGCAGACGGAACAGCAGCATGAAGCCGTGGATTTGTCTTTGTGTAGCTTGGCATGAGCATAGAGCAGCTTCGGAAAGCTCCGGAGAGTGGCGTCGTCGAGGCCGGTGGTGATTGATTCGTCGTCGGGTTGAGTGGTGACATTTGTTAGAGAGTTGCTGGTAGTAGAAGATGGATTGTCTGAAGGTAAAGGAGCTGTACTTCTTCGATTGCAGAAGTGGGAAAGAAGAGTTATCACAACTATGATGAGAATTATCCCCACCGAGACTCCAATTCCATATGAATAACGACTGAATTCCGATGAACCGTCGTTGGAGCTCATATTAGAGAGtgagagaaaagagaaataTAAAGAATTTGTTTTGTCTTTGTGTATTGGTTTTTTTGGAATACTTCATATTTCTGCCATTTTTTTCCAAGAAGAAAGCTCGTTTATTACTTTTATACCCACcctaaaaagtaattattattttattttagtatttggTTATTAGGTGTGGGGCAAAAGTTTTTGGTGAGAATAATAATTTAGCAGCTTCTATCCCTTGtcctttcctttttatttgtAGTCTATTTTGTGGATTTTGAGATGGTTTTGGCCTTTTTGGTGTTTTTTAGTGTCTTTTTGAAgataatatattacatttagATCAAGAAATCCAAGATAGTAAACAACTCGTTAAGGAAAGACGAACATTGTGGTCAATGgacatttattaaaataaaatatattttattttgcaagtGGTTTAAAGGTTGCCTACTCTTATCAACAATCCATTAacatacaaaaactaaaataataatatatatgatatatttattaatattattttaattatttcataaatcataCATTGAGCTCCACAGTTTGACTATGCGTGTTTTTTGAAAACAGTGTGAAACATATTGATTAattgcattaaaaaaacaaaaaaaattgattagtgGTAGATCCAAGATTGACATTTGAACAAAAACATCACCTTTGTCTTTTGGACTAATTTTGGGCTTGTGGAGGAGTTTATGTTGGGCCCAAAAGGTAGTTCTATTTATGGAACAAAAATTTCTTGATACATTCTccctattaaaatttatatattaataaaaaaaaaattgctaaaacTTGATTCTATTGGCAAAATCATGCAATTTGGTAATTTTCTAATGTTTTTGTgagcattttaatttttcaaagaaaCTGAAGTTGATGTTAATATTTCATCAAATAGAAACTCTTGGTTATATCCATGTAGATTTAATATTCTTCTCTATTGGCCTCtgtaaattttatgaataagaAGCTGAGAATAAATTGACAAATATtggattattataataaatattaaaattttacgaACACTACGTGGGCACATAtcgaattaaaaattattaaatgaagGCTAATTGTATTTCACTACACTTTAATTTTCTCACAAGTGAGGAATAATGCAAAATTCTAAAACTAAAATGTATAGTTACATATAAAAGTCAATTTTGATTCAGAAAACATTTAATGGATTTGACAATCATTACTTTAATTTAGGTAGAATATATTATCCAAACACAAGTTTCCTTCCTATATAAGCCAAAAACATTAGTAATGGTCTGGATTTACAGGcagatcaataaaaaaaaaataataataaaaccccCATTACTATGCAAAGTAAATAAAGAATTAGCCCCAATAACTTTAATATAATGTGCATACCATAATTACGGAGCTTCGCTTGCGCGTATAGAAACATCTGAAAGCTGCCTCGTCGAGGCCTACTTCGGTGGATATCAATTCCCGGAAAACAGCGAAGGAAGAGGCGGTTGGATGAGGGGGTTGTGGTGGTGGGAGGCGATAGCGGGCAATGCAGTAAAAGCAAGTGCTATGATCACCAGCAAAAGAAGGATGCCAAGAGAGATTTGAATACCCATCAGAACTTTGCCTGTTGATCAATTGTAATTGTAGGTATACAtcaatggatttttctttttttttgttggttagtTGGTTTGGTTTGTACTGTATGTCTGTTTGCagagaaaataattaaagatcATGTTAAAGCTTTCAAAGATTGTGGAGCTAGAGAAATTAACATTTGTATTGTAAAGATTATTGTCAAGCTACCTGTCCTTGTTTATgaggagtatatatatatatatatatatatttgaaatagtTTATGAGGAGTATATTTGTCCTTCACTTTTTTGCCATACTAGTAGTTTGGCTCCTCGTTCGCTTTAAGATGTATTTTGAGAAATacttcataaaatttttatgtacatatatatctatatttatattctatataatatataaaagaaaaactatatgTATCACATGTCGggatataattttttgaaattttcttcaaaaattattttttaattttatttatttatttttattattatttattattaattaattattattcattatcttatattttatggatataatcaaatatatataaaatcaaattttgatataatttaattagatatgataataatttcaaaatatttttatttatttattatttatcattcattatcttactttttatggatataaccaaacatatatatatatatatatatatataataatttcaaaatgaataaaatatttgatttgatattattcaccaaatatatatttatgagttTGTGTCACCATGATTAAAGATAGCCCGTGCATGTATGGTAtgattatttaccaaatattagTAGAAAGAAGTTAAGAATGTCTAATATTAACTGCGctattatttaatattcaaatatattttaccaaatATTAGTAGAAAGAAGGCCCGTGTATACATATTCCTTTgcattatttaccaaatactAGTAGAAAGAAGGCCCGtacatatttaccaaatattatTTACCAACTATTGAACAATATAATTAGACATTTAGAGAATATTCCTTTGCATATATTAttctttaatatttgatttatattttaattatcaaataagttaaacatatttggctataaattagtaagtgacacctcttgatattttaaaattttggtattcaatattttgttagtttttatttctCTCATATTTCTGTTTTAGAATTCAATAGCAAGCTCGAGATATTATGTATCAAAGCGTGCCAGGATCTCTAGGACATCTATCTCTCTCgagcatatttattttatttattatttttattattattttttattactgaCATTTTGAAAAGTTCCTCCTAAAATTTTTTCTGTATTGAACTTACTATTATTTCACCAACTTACTGtggtgggaaaaaaaatgattagttGGCTTTTTCGGTTGGAAACTTCGCTCTCAAACACTCAACTGCATTATATGGTCTAAGTGCTGGAATGTATTGCAACAgtaatattattcttttgaacCAAACTAAATCAATACCTATAACACtcctaaataattaaaatatcccCACAAAAGGgataattatctatatttttttccctaaaaaaatAAGCTAATATTTTTTCTGCCTATTCTTTATGCTCTatgtatttttctattgatAATATTCAATCAAATTATATACTATCTAAAACACTATTTTGTGCTCCAAAAgcattatctttttctttttcatttttttttaattccatatCTAAAAGACAAAATCAATAGTCAAAGTCCTTTTCACTCAACcaatctttatttgatttattttctattaaatattaggttttttttatttatttaatatcttaccttttatggttatacccaattatatataaaatcaatttttgttttaaaataaattttaaataaacaaaatattttattaactaaataagtcaaatatataaaatatatttttatatatatatatagttttcttaattaagcatattttaaatgtttttacgtatacaaatatagttatatggaaattcataaagatatctttttatttggatataaaaaatataatatcctaAATAATAGTTGTTAAACAtagcaaaataaaacaaattattaattcatttgaatttgaatttgaattttatagatcgaaaaaatttaaaaagtaaacattttataatttgaattttataaatagtttatcttataatgtaaaaatatgtttatagaataaataataataataataataagtaaatgaataaacaaataattaaataattaaattacattatgagtatttaatgaataaaaattaattatttgcgaagaataaaaaaatatatttgaatttgaatttaaatttgaaatatataaatggaaacatttgattttaaattaaactatataaatgtatttgaatttgaatttgaatttaaatttcacagatgaaaaaaaaattttgatagtaaaattccataaatggaaaaaaaatagataaataaacatttttaaattttgaattccaTGATtgtatagtattatatatagagatcgattttataattattaacaaacttttataatatagaCTGAAAAAAAAGAGGAACTATCTAAATTtacttattaacaataaaacttttaaataggttttcaaatataattaattattagcgattagttttaaaatttatctattaTGATTATACATATCGTGTATTGTACGGGGATAAATACTCATTGTGTGCAGGTTGAAAAGTAGTCATATAAGGgaaagaaacaataaaataattaattattgggGTTTATTTCGATGTTTGGTACACAAAAcaagaaataatagaaaaagtaAAACACAAAATGTGTAgacaattttagaactttttgttagtagaattcaaatttaaacatAGGCTTCGCTTGTATTAGAGAGAGTTTTGGTTTTGCGTACATATTTTTACTTAATTTcctcatgattttttttatttttatttttttggggtgataATTTCCCCATGATTTGTTAGTaactatatatgtttatatataataagacTCCATTGAAGATGCCCTTAAATTGTGAACCTTGAGGATTAGTGAGCTGGGTTGCTTAGATCTTTTCGCATTTATTACTtttcttaaatttcaaaaatttagttttacattttaaaattttaaagatatatatatatataagaattttatAGTGTGAACgtctgtatatttttattatacaaatatccataaagataatattttttgaaaaaaccgtcattttcatataaattattgATAACAATGTAACATTTTTGGGTTTGAATGAATTTTCCTTAAATTGCATTAGTGGGCCTCAAATGGCTGTAATGGGCTTTAATTGGTTTTTCCGTTTCTGAAATTTGATTGGATTGACTTTTGTAAGGGAAAAGaaggaaagaacaaaaaaaaaattcaattgattttttggttttttgaattATTCCTCGTACTCCCTCGTGTtggttttttggaaaaagaaaaaatttggtttttctGCACATTACATAGTAAGTGTGGTAAAGATCAGATGCCTTAAAAGTTTGAAGAAGAAGCTTCGATGGTGCTATATCCGACAGTTTTCGAATCCGTTATATCCTAGAAGGCTACTATCGGAAAACATCCGTACCGATAGAACGGAGATAATTTTAAAGACACTAtagtatcacacaggcctcggacCAATTTTATCAACAAATAGATCAAATTCTAAGGCTTATAGGTAATTTGATGTATTTTTCCTGTAGCTGTTTTGATTTACTTatccacatgtatatatatatatatataatattcccataatattttatttacaaacaatttattcaaaaactatttttttttagacttttgtatattaaaaatatgcagactttttttaaacttttttttacaTAGCAATGGTAGTAATTCAATTAGCAAATGGTGTAACAAACATTCTCATCAAAATTTCGCTTGACAAGGGATTCAGTCAACTCGTTTTTGTGGTCTATAGGCATCTAATTGCCATGCTTTTGCTAGGACCATTTGCTTATGTGCTTGAAAGGTAAGCTACCTACTATTGCCCAGTGGTCTGAAGAGCTTATAGCTATTCAGTCTTTCTACCTTGATCggtgaccttttttttttttaatttaattttttattttttggttagtttggatttaatgctaataatattattatcctAGAATGAGTATTTTCAAAATGCATATATGCAGGAATCAGCGGCCTTCACTCTCATTTTCAATAATTACTAAGATTTTTGTGCTTTCATCACTTGGGACTACAATCCATCTGAATGTGTACTATGCTGGTTTAGCATATACTTCTCCGACTGTTGCATGTGCCTTGAGCAATGTTTCGCCTTGTTTGACATTTCTCATAGCACTTCTGCTCCGGTATCATATATTTCTATTAACACCATCTTCAATAGgttaatttatgtatataaatatataaatttgtaatttgtcaTTTTGTCCTTGAGAAAGAGAAAATAGAGTGATTATTTTcatagttaattttttaaaatatcgatAGTTATTATAAAGTTCGTTTTATAAAATTGTCATAAAAATGGAGTGATGGCTTTTGAACGTCagaaaaaaagtgattttttttttctttgtcatttATAGGAATATTAGAATATTATGATTGTTAACAACTCAAGAACAAGGCCTGTTATATATTCCCTCTTTATTTGTctgattggattggattttggaaGTTCTGTTTATTTCTTACTCTTTCATGTCATCAATTCAGAAATCCATGCATATAATTTCGGGGAAAAacaaaaggaattaaatatttcattaattttgtaatttatgatGTAATTTAATTAGGATGGAGAAATTGAAGATTGCAAGTATGAGAAGTAAGGCAAAGGTGTTGGGAACAGTAATTTGCGTATGCGGGTCTCTTGTTTTTACAATCTGGAAAGGACACCTTTTGAAAGGTTTTGTGGAAAAGCCACTCATAGACATCAAAGCTGGATCTGTAGGTGAATTTAAGCACACTAAACAAAACTGGATCAAAGGCGTAGCTCTTATCCTCATTAGCTACATCGCGTTGAGTGGATGGTTAATTCTCCAGGTGATtaatattagttaattaatcttttaatctatatacaaaaaaagcattaattaattcatgcattaatgttatttaattaattttctgaaaattacTGGATTAAAATCATAATAGTATGAACATTTAACAGGCTGTAGTCTTAAAAGTGTACCCGGCTCGATTGTCACTGAATACTATGATCTGCTTCTTCGCCTCACTGCAATCTTCAATACTTGCCCTCTTTTTTGAAAGAACACCCACTTCATGGAAGCTGCAATGGGATGTCAATCTTTTAACCACCGTTTACTGTGTGAGTAgaattttctattaattatggACCTTGTTCTGATTTATTGTCGTTTTTGTCCATATATagccaagtatatatatatatatatataatattgcattATAGTTTGGAGCGatggaattaattaaataaaagaattttgcaGTGGTTCATATACAATCTAATGCGGTTTTGTTAGTTGATTAATACTGCAGGGAGTTGTGATCGCAGCTTTTGTATACTATCTGCAACTATGGTGCATTAGTAACAAAGGACCAGTTTTTGTTGCAATGTTTAGTCCACTACTACTAATTTTCGTGGCAATATTTTCAGCAATTGCTTTTGCGGAGAGACTTCATTTGGGAAGGTGGGCTGAAGATGATTACATAATTTACTTGTATTATAACAAGTACTTAAGATGTGTGCTAATAAATTAGTTATATAcctaaacattatatatatatacacatatacactaaaaatataataggtTTTTTCTTTATGGAATGTGTGAATATGTGCAGCTTAATGGGAGCATTTGTCATCATTGTGGGACTGTATTTGGTACTATGGGGCAAAAGGGCAGATTCGAATCAGATTCGAAAACATCAGTGTGATGATAGCAAAGTGCCAGAGATTTCCACCAAGGATGTCCCAATGCTGAATCCTGTTAGAGAAGAAGCATGATGGCAGCTATTTGGTTATAggaatatgttatatataacttatttgTAAGGTTGTTGTCCAGCCTTtttcaaaaaggaaagaaaaaaagttgttgTATGGCGATATGCTTGTATATCCAGTTCAGTTGTTATACTACTTGTCTAGAGGTTGTAAGGCATATCAAGTGCAAAATACTTGTGTATAAATTGTTTGACTAtcataaacattttatttctcttGTCTAGAGGTTGTGAGATTCTAAGATCTAAAAATTTATTCGTACGAGTCCTAACATAAAGTTATAAACAtccatgaaaagaaaaataaaataaaataaaaaagtcattctattatatatagagaATCACAAACGACAAACAAAATAcgtttaatattttaacatcacttgatgaaaatatataatatatatacaaaacttTCGgtaccatctctctctctctctctctctctttattttgtCAATCTACCTTGGTCATTTTCGGGAATGTGCATCAGAGAAGGTTGGAGGTGGTATATGATATTGGTGGAGGCAGAATTGGGTTTCGCCCTTCCGCTTGTGCCTAATTTATTaaagaataatataatatagtttcTGTCAGCTTATTAAAGTTTATCAATCAggcaaataatttataaatatggaCAGAAACTAGTAATGATATGATaatgatttatataaatatctagCACTAATTAAGTTAccccattttcatttttcttttttgcaatctgttttcatttttaatctccaacaatatatatatatataacataaatgtGTTTCTTTTCCCttatattacaaaattaaagtAGTTATTCCATCAAAATCTCTCTGGTTGTGAATATTTCTGGAGTTTATATATTGCAGCATTCTCCTACCAACCAGATCAAAACCAGATCAACGTGATAATAGTGTATATGATTTAAAGGAACTAGTAATATTATTCTATGCATTTCCAGTTTCCATTTTCCAGgcaggccttttttttttttggttgaaagatgtattaaaaaattaaggtaGTTATGGCTCTCATGTTTCTCGCTTTCATATTGCAGCCAACCAAATCCAAGCCAAATCAATGAGATAAGTATTctgattaaaaaaaggaaagaactCAATTGGGCCCACCGAGCCATCCCTGGCCGTTTGTTAGAGGGCGAGCTAGCTAGACGATTATGATTCATACCCAATTTTGGGATTCAACTAAGGATTAGGATAACGTATCAACAACGGTGTCCATGTCTCCAATAAGTCTTTCATTACATCTCTTTATTCAGTTGTAGCTTTTGCAGTTTTCCTTATTAGCTTGTTGTTAATGGGTGCTccactttttttattattatttttcaattaattactaTTAAATACATCTATTTATCTCTCATTGTATACTATATGGAAAattatgtggaaaaaaaaagctataaaaaataaaatatagaattgcAATTGATGCACAGAGTTTGTAATTGGTAAGTATTATAGTTTCAAACTTATccctaaaaaaactaaaagtaaaTAATTTTCATCATAACAAAACATTCATTTGCTCTAATTGAAAaatagaaacatatatatatatatatatgtatatattccataagaaaaaaaaaaaatagagcttGAAAAATCCTTAGTACTTCAAAACTCGCTTAATCACATAGGGAAATctgtaccccaaaaaaaaaaaaaaaaaaaaccaaaatgaatttttcagttaaaaatttgaaaataataataatttaaagtaaaataataaaataacttctTATCATATAACCAAACATGCGTATTtagaacaaatattatttttaattataattttttgttttgtttataattttcgatagatagatatatattagATTATAGACGTATGTAAAAGAAGCTACTCCGGGGCATTGAATAGTCATAATATTAAAGTGTGAATTGACTCCATagtgaaagaaaaaggaaaaaaaaaaaaaatgatgcgaCGCTGCTATTTATTCCCTTTACAATAAGAATCTCccacttattttaaaaaatctatataatatataaaaaaaaaaaacaaacgtgttagcatatttttttttctaaattcttttcaaaattattttttttatttttattttatttatttatttatggtgcaTATAATGtgaagtatttattttttaaatttagaaatcAAAGTAAAAAATTTGGGATAGTCTTTCTGtacaaaaatattcatataatataatttttaatttatacagTTAATGGAATTGCCATACATAAAATTGCATTGTTATTCAGCTTTTATCATACATGAAATTATCATACAcggaatttatttttatttttattttatttatttacttatggTGAATAAAGTGTgaggtatttattttttaatttatgtatatggcagttctttctttttttttttgttatagttAATGAAATTGTCATACACgaaattgcattattatacaatttttaCCATACACGGATTTGCCATAcatcaaagtaaaaaaatttgggaCAGTCTTTGTGtacaaaaatattcatataatacaatttttaatttatacagTTAGTGGAATTGCTATACATGGAATTGCATTGTTATTCAGCTTCTATCGTACGTGAAATTGCCATACATGGAatttaatcttatttttattttatttatttacttatggTGCTTAAAATGTgaggtatttattttttaatttatgtatatgacagttttttttttttgtttgttatagTTAGTGGAATTGTCATACACGAAATTGTATTGTTATACAGTTTTTACCATATACGGAATTACCATATATggaattgcattattatacaatttttatCATATACGGAATTGCATTATTATATAGTTCTTACCATACATGGAATTGCATTATTATATGTAATGGAATTGCATTATTATAGtaactttttgaaataaatttaaaataaacaaaatatttgattttattaaatttaccaaataagtcaaatatatttaactataaaTAACTAGGTGCTACCTTctgattatttaaaattttggtattcaaTATTATGTTGGATTTTATTCTCTCATATTTCTGTTTTAGTTATTAaagcttttttttgtttaatttcagtttttttttttttttgatggatCCTCATAAAAATCATCTTAATCATGAGCATGTACGTGAACCATGCTATGGATTTTTGATTGAAGATGATCATGTTGCTGTGGAAATTgatggaaaagaagaaaacttttCTGATGAAGAATTCTTACTGATTATAGATTCACCTATATCTATCAACTTTTTCAAGAGAATggagaacaaaaagataaaaaggagaAGACATAAGAGATAAGAGATTATTCAAACTGAGACCATGTAAGAAAGAAAAGTATTATAGTTCCGGCAATAAGGTGGTACCGAAATTCTCGGATATTGCGACAACTTCATTGAACACGAAGCAATTTAGGGAGATGAAACATTTGTCTTAGACattatagttattttttatgtttcatttttcatattgGAATCTATTATGTTTATTgggattgaaataaaaaatggttttattttagttattataaattttgtttttgtggttggtctacataattaatctatatatttgaaaaataatattcgtttttgttgttttagct
Proteins encoded:
- the LOC125421512 gene encoding WAT1-related protein At5g07050; the encoded protein is MVVIQLANGVTNILIKISLDKGFSQLVFVVYRHLIAMLLLGPFAYVLERNQRPSLSFSIITKIFVLSSLGTTIHLNVYYAGLAYTSPTVACALSNVSPCLTFLIALLLRMEKLKIASMRSKAKVLGTVICVCGSLVFTIWKGHLLKGFVEKPLIDIKAGSVGEFKHTKQNWIKGVALILISYIALSGWLILQAVVLKVYPARLSLNTMICFFASLQSSILALFFERTPTSWKLQWDVNLLTTVYCGVVIAAFVYYLQLWCISNKGPVFVAMFSPLLLIFVAIFSAIAFAERLHLGSLMGAFVIIVGLYLVLWGKRADSNQIRKHQCDDSKVPEISTKDVPMLNPVREEA
- the LOC107413119 gene encoding RING-H2 finger protein ATL70; the encoded protein is MSSNDGSSEFSRYSYGIGVSVGIILIIVVITLLSHFCNRRSTAPLPSDNPSSTTSNSLTNVTTQPDDESITTGLDDATLRSFPKLLYAHAKLHKDKSTASCCCSVCLADYKDKDMLRLLPDCGHLFHLKCVDPWLRLNPTCPICRNSPLPTPLAEVAPLAARLDRMV